A region from the Leptospira venezuelensis genome encodes:
- the murC gene encoding UDP-N-acetylmuramate--L-alanine ligase, which produces MENGSIQQRLGFSRPFFLGIGGSGMSSLAHILADAGLEVSGYDGKKSQVTENLEKKGVKIFSKLSDLEENIGYDSAIYSSAIRLDSHPIANFFKQKGIRFFHRSEVLHLCFEHLTCIAVGGSHGKTTTTAMTAHILNDLGYSPSVMVGGDVSFLNGVGGRFSPGKIGVFESDESDGTFLNHKAQVRILTNIDEDHLDFYHTREKLLEAFSKFISAGTHTVVLDMDDPGILDCLDLIQDKSKIFGFTSSLGSNAKSNGFKNLVHYKIENKKLIFFLDGKEFEITSRFPGKHYLTNSLAGVLAAYSLGADPEKASMSVSEYAGVKRRLEYIGNKDGVEIYDDYGHHPTEVQAVLSSIKELSGRDGRAVILFQPHRFTRTKNLYREFAKSLDAGDIVFLLPIYSAGEEPIPGITSELIANSMKTKPLLLSGDLKLDITFIRNTLKFGDRLITLGAGNVRDWGLAFMDSEEKK; this is translated from the coding sequence ATGGAAAACGGATCTATCCAGCAAAGACTGGGATTTTCCAGACCTTTTTTCCTAGGAATCGGTGGCTCTGGTATGTCCAGTTTGGCTCATATCTTGGCAGATGCAGGTCTCGAAGTTTCGGGTTACGATGGCAAAAAAAGCCAGGTCACTGAAAACTTAGAGAAGAAGGGAGTAAAAATATTCTCTAAACTTTCCGATCTCGAAGAGAATATCGGATACGATTCTGCAATCTATTCGTCTGCCATTCGTTTGGATTCTCACCCTATTGCCAATTTTTTTAAACAAAAAGGAATCCGATTCTTTCATAGATCAGAAGTTTTACATCTATGCTTTGAACATCTTACCTGCATTGCGGTAGGCGGTTCTCATGGGAAAACAACGACCACAGCTATGACCGCTCATATACTTAATGATTTAGGATATTCTCCTTCTGTTATGGTTGGAGGTGATGTTTCCTTTTTGAATGGTGTAGGCGGAAGATTTTCTCCTGGAAAGATAGGTGTTTTTGAATCGGACGAATCCGATGGCACATTCTTAAATCATAAAGCCCAGGTGCGTATTCTTACTAACATAGATGAAGACCATTTGGATTTTTATCATACTCGAGAAAAACTGTTAGAAGCATTTTCTAAATTTATTTCTGCCGGAACACACACTGTAGTTTTGGATATGGACGATCCTGGAATATTAGATTGTCTCGATCTAATCCAAGACAAATCTAAAATTTTCGGTTTCACTTCTTCTTTAGGATCAAATGCTAAATCGAATGGTTTTAAAAATTTAGTACATTATAAAATTGAAAATAAGAAGCTAATATTCTTTTTAGATGGAAAAGAGTTTGAGATCACTTCTCGATTCCCCGGAAAACATTATCTTACAAACTCACTTGCGGGAGTACTTGCTGCTTATTCTTTAGGAGCTGATCCTGAAAAGGCCTCCATGTCGGTTTCCGAGTATGCTGGAGTCAAGCGTAGGTTGGAATATATTGGAAACAAGGACGGTGTAGAAATTTATGATGATTACGGTCATCATCCAACTGAAGTCCAGGCAGTTCTTTCTTCAATAAAAGAGCTATCTGGCAGAGATGGAAGAGCTGTTATCCTTTTTCAGCCTCATCGATTTACTCGAACTAAAAATTTATATAGAGAATTTGCAAAAAGTTTAGATGCAGGAGATATCGTTTTCCTTCTTCCGATTTATTCCGCTGGAGAAGAGCCAATTCCGGGAATAACTTCCGAGTTGATCGCTAATTCTATGAAAACGAAACCTCTATTATTGTCCGGCGATCTTAAATTAGATATTACGTTTATTAGAAACACCTTAAAATTTGGAGATAGGCTGATTACTCTTGGAGCGGGGAACGTGAGAGACTGGGGACTCGCCTTTATGGATAGTGAAGAAAAGAAATAA
- a CDS encoding LA_3751/LA_3752 family putative glycosyltransferase, giving the protein MFRKFLLENAYWIAPIALVLYTLFTVPTNDGFNSDSALKLFQAKGLLATSYSDQEVFYLGKKWDPDYLAHPNRKFLILRPDGGYWGQYSIFFAAVTAPILYLFGTSALVPFCILIYFLSIAIFKIIYKPERFTIFFALLCTPIFLYSLEYSENTLFLLFAGIGLSLYFKNPSLDWRFSDRFLAGFFLGVTVWFRLEPFIFIPALGLAILIAEYKRILSLDFWKGNGIFALGIILPILVFVFFNTYAYGSYLGPRFEVNSNVAWDISVKLKQLFVIAFFGYWKLGFFGYMPILLWVIFDRTFSETALNLREKVIILLLLIYIPLLSFSVSTEAFVSWGPRYLSLCIFPGLFLLDDWYRIKSKKAFSKLGVAALIIFVSFSIAATLKGLSMIRASYKQIKVMSGEFEKYKTDYIVTGSEIISGHFGRLSLSIPCFYIRTSRDGEIISDRLFSEKTNKKIGFVVSKYKTKDIAQEMDGEEEDIILKFLKYVTPHVIQYPDITSKESGQLLGYFSRKSRLLESKETRFYSIYIFETK; this is encoded by the coding sequence ATGTTTCGTAAATTTCTATTAGAAAATGCTTATTGGATAGCACCCATTGCTCTGGTACTTTATACATTATTTACTGTTCCGACAAATGATGGATTTAACTCGGATTCAGCGCTTAAATTATTTCAAGCGAAAGGACTTTTGGCAACTTCCTATTCGGACCAAGAAGTATTCTATCTAGGAAAAAAATGGGATCCTGATTATCTAGCTCATCCAAACAGAAAATTTTTGATTTTAAGACCGGATGGGGGATATTGGGGACAGTATTCGATTTTTTTCGCAGCGGTTACTGCGCCAATTTTGTATCTGTTCGGCACTTCAGCATTAGTACCATTTTGTATCTTAATTTATTTTTTATCTATAGCTATATTTAAAATTATCTATAAACCGGAACGATTTACAATCTTCTTCGCATTACTTTGTACTCCTATATTCCTTTATTCCTTAGAATATAGTGAGAATACCTTGTTCTTACTATTTGCGGGAATTGGACTGTCATTGTATTTCAAAAATCCAAGTTTGGATTGGAGGTTCTCCGATCGTTTCCTTGCTGGATTTTTTTTAGGGGTTACAGTGTGGTTTCGGTTGGAGCCTTTTATTTTTATTCCGGCTCTCGGTTTAGCTATTCTAATAGCAGAATACAAGAGAATACTCAGTCTAGATTTCTGGAAAGGTAACGGAATTTTTGCGTTAGGTATTATCCTCCCGATACTTGTCTTTGTATTTTTTAACACGTACGCGTACGGAAGTTATTTAGGACCTCGTTTCGAAGTTAACAGTAATGTAGCCTGGGATATCTCCGTTAAGTTAAAACAACTTTTCGTTATAGCTTTTTTCGGGTATTGGAAACTCGGGTTTTTCGGCTATATGCCGATTTTATTATGGGTTATTTTTGATCGGACTTTTTCAGAAACTGCGCTAAATCTTCGTGAGAAGGTTATCATACTTTTATTATTAATTTATATTCCTTTATTAAGTTTTTCTGTTAGTACGGAAGCCTTTGTCAGTTGGGGACCACGTTATTTATCCCTATGTATTTTCCCGGGCTTATTCCTTTTGGATGATTGGTATCGAATTAAATCGAAAAAAGCATTCTCTAAGTTAGGTGTCGCCGCTTTAATAATCTTCGTTTCATTTTCCATTGCAGCTACCCTTAAGGGGCTTTCGATGATTCGAGCTTCTTACAAACAAATTAAGGTAATGTCCGGAGAATTCGAAAAATATAAGACTGATTATATTGTCACTGGGAGCGAGATTATTAGCGGACATTTCGGTCGTCTTTCACTTTCAATTCCTTGTTTTTACATCAGAACTTCTCGTGATGGAGAAATAATTTCGGATAGATTATTTAGTGAGAAAACAAACAAAAAGATCGGGTTTGTTGTTTCTAAATATAAAACGAAAGATATCGCCCAGGAAATGGATGGGGAAGAAGAAGATATAATTCTCAAATTCCTGAAATATGTAACACCACATGTAATCCAATACCCGGATATTACTAGTAAAGAATCTGGACAATTACTCGGCTACTTTTCTAGGAAAAGCAGGTTGCTTGAAAGTAAGGAAACTCGATTTTACTCCATTTATATTTTTGAGACCAAATAA
- a CDS encoding glycosyltransferase family 2 protein — MKLVINIPCYNEEKTLSTVLAEIPKKIPGIKTIEIQIVDDGSTDRTSEIAASYGCKIISHKKNLGLGRAFKSGVEAALEGGADIFVNTDADNQYPSSYIPDLITPVMTGSADIAIGNRVPWKVEYFSPLKKILQWFGNLVVRNLIGTDVPDTVSGFRAYSRESLLRLNVTTKFSYVLDTIVQAVKMDLTVSSIPIPTNPPTRKSRLFKNIFQHMWKSGTSLVRLLIIYRPFHSFGVLAIATFIPALAIAIRFLIFFFLGIGKGHVQSLLFAVVLVIISGLFLVSGILAFLIGINRKLSEEILYFEKKRTFSGNYSAGSLGSSKVSKSRQ, encoded by the coding sequence ATGAAGTTAGTAATTAATATCCCTTGCTATAACGAGGAAAAAACTCTTTCTACGGTCCTCGCCGAAATCCCGAAAAAGATTCCCGGTATTAAAACTATAGAAATCCAGATCGTGGATGATGGATCTACGGATCGTACCTCTGAGATTGCGGCAAGCTACGGCTGTAAAATTATTTCGCACAAAAAAAACCTAGGATTGGGTCGAGCATTCAAGTCCGGAGTAGAGGCTGCCCTGGAGGGTGGTGCGGATATTTTTGTAAATACTGATGCGGATAACCAATATCCTTCTTCCTATATTCCAGATTTAATCACTCCAGTTATGACCGGTTCAGCAGACATTGCCATTGGAAATAGAGTGCCTTGGAAGGTAGAATATTTCTCTCCTTTAAAAAAGATACTTCAATGGTTTGGGAATTTAGTTGTTCGAAATCTAATCGGTACTGATGTTCCAGATACCGTTTCTGGATTTAGAGCCTACTCCAGAGAAAGTCTTTTAAGATTAAACGTCACTACTAAGTTTTCTTATGTTTTAGATACGATCGTGCAAGCAGTTAAAATGGATCTGACTGTTTCTTCTATTCCGATCCCTACAAATCCTCCGACTAGAAAGTCTCGGCTGTTTAAAAATATATTCCAACATATGTGGAAGTCTGGAACCTCATTGGTAAGACTCTTAATTATATATAGGCCGTTTCATTCTTTTGGAGTTTTGGCTATTGCTACTTTTATTCCTGCTTTAGCGATTGCCATACGCTTTCTTATCTTTTTCTTCTTAGGGATTGGAAAGGGACATGTGCAATCTTTATTGTTCGCTGTAGTTTTAGTAATTATTTCAGGATTGTTTTTGGTTTCTGGGATTCTGGCTTTTTTAATAGGAATCAATCGAAAATTGAGTGAAGAGATTTTGTATTTTGAAAAGAAGAGAACTTTTTCAGGAAATTACTCTGCTGGCAGTTTAGGTTCTTCTAAAGTGTCAAAGTCTCGTCAGTAA
- a CDS encoding glycosyltransferase → MSNVKNVSLLGPIAPYRGGIAQYTTFLKSSLSKICNLQTISFKRQYPKFLYPGESDVDPFSMGRDPEVNYLLDALNPFSLIKVANSIIKSRADLVILTWWTLFWAPGFAFIAFLLRRKKIPVIFLCHNLSDHGSKGLKKSIVEFLLSNADGYIVHSGEHKDFLKSKYPEKPVLKIHIPAYEEFPEPKGLLKKRGRLELLFFGFIRPYKGLDILFHALAKLNDREVYLTVAGETWEDKDIIYNIVKSLDLQNVELHLSYTKEEELAEYFFRSDAVVLPYRSASGTAVGAVAYRYDCPIIATRVGGLVDIVTDGETGYLVEPDSAEAIAEKLKVISRKELAGMKNAIRDFKKELTWEHVAEKVLRFEWRK, encoded by the coding sequence ATGTCGAATGTGAAGAATGTTTCTCTTTTGGGGCCGATTGCTCCTTATCGAGGCGGGATAGCGCAATATACAACTTTCCTAAAAAGTTCTCTTTCAAAGATCTGTAATTTACAAACGATCTCATTTAAAAGGCAATATCCTAAGTTTCTTTATCCTGGAGAAAGTGACGTTGATCCTTTTTCAATGGGTAGAGATCCTGAAGTAAATTATTTACTCGATGCTTTAAATCCTTTCAGCCTAATTAAAGTTGCAAATAGTATCATTAAAAGTAGGGCTGACTTAGTTATTCTTACCTGGTGGACTTTGTTCTGGGCTCCAGGATTTGCTTTTATTGCTTTTCTCCTTCGTAGAAAAAAGATCCCTGTCATCTTTCTTTGCCATAACCTATCTGATCATGGGTCCAAAGGTTTAAAAAAATCAATCGTTGAATTTTTATTATCAAACGCGGACGGTTATATTGTCCATTCCGGAGAACATAAGGATTTCCTAAAATCCAAGTATCCCGAAAAACCTGTATTAAAAATTCATATTCCTGCTTATGAAGAATTTCCTGAACCTAAAGGCCTATTAAAGAAAAGGGGAAGGTTAGAGCTTTTATTCTTCGGCTTTATTCGACCGTATAAGGGTCTGGATATTTTATTCCATGCCCTTGCTAAATTAAATGATCGGGAAGTGTATTTGACGGTCGCGGGAGAAACTTGGGAAGATAAGGATATTATTTATAATATAGTTAAAAGTTTAGATCTTCAAAATGTAGAACTACATCTTTCATATACCAAAGAAGAAGAGCTTGCTGAATACTTTTTTAGATCGGATGCCGTTGTTCTTCCTTATCGTTCTGCATCTGGAACTGCAGTAGGTGCGGTTGCTTATCGATATGATTGTCCGATTATTGCCACTCGTGTAGGGGGGCTTGTCGACATTGTAACAGATGGAGAGACTGGATATTTAGTTGAGCCTGACTCCGCAGAAGCAATTGCCGAAAAGCTCAAGGTGATTTCTAGAAAAGAGCTTGCTGGGATGAAAAACGCAATCCGCGATTTCAAAAAGGAGCTTACATGGGAACATGTAGCTGAGAAAGTTTTGAGATTCGAATGGAGAAAATAG
- a CDS encoding lipopolysaccharide biosynthesis protein, producing MGNNLSLSKLTLIYGVANIFSKGLTFVIFFVFTFFLKKEEIGAFDLILTSSTLLVPLISLQLYDGILRWCLNEAHDSSEVSKVISGATIAVSLNVLIFSVAYWILALIIEIPFSLLIYLFLICQVFYTIVLQFARSRSLNFVYALSGVIYSGAFTLGALLVISISDFGLKGIIFANLFSSFLTLLFLTYKTQFISYFSFRVFDPSLLRSMLRYTVPLIPNQVSWWAISESNRYMILYFLGIAANGLFAIAMKFPNILLILHLIFNQAWQEKVIRLYGMEGSRAYFDNVIDKYLKLLLGLTALAIGFSKLLLPFIVNQSYFEVGQYLPVFYYAVCFQALGSFYGGGYLAAKKTTGAFYTTVIGALVNITLNLILIPYLGLLGCAISLLVGNIVLFVARYFHSRSFFEITFPIKSLFVNLVFIILFGICSISGMFWVQLLNAFGCVVYFTYLNRKMIHSGIRFGLSRMTKVAEN from the coding sequence ATGGGAAATAACTTAAGCTTAAGTAAGCTAACTCTGATTTACGGGGTGGCTAATATTTTTTCAAAAGGGTTAACTTTTGTAATTTTTTTTGTTTTCACTTTCTTTTTGAAAAAGGAAGAAATTGGGGCCTTTGATCTTATTCTAACCAGCTCCACTTTGCTAGTTCCATTGATCTCCTTACAACTTTATGATGGGATTCTTAGATGGTGCTTAAATGAGGCCCATGACTCGAGTGAGGTTTCGAAAGTAATTTCCGGCGCGACGATAGCGGTCTCTTTAAATGTCCTTATATTCTCCGTAGCATACTGGATTTTAGCACTCATAATAGAAATTCCATTTAGCCTACTTATTTATTTATTTTTAATATGCCAGGTATTCTATACGATTGTTTTACAGTTTGCTAGATCTAGATCTCTAAACTTTGTATATGCTTTGTCGGGAGTGATCTACTCTGGAGCGTTTACTTTAGGTGCCTTACTCGTAATTTCGATCTCTGATTTCGGATTGAAGGGAATTATTTTTGCTAATTTGTTCTCTTCCTTTTTAACATTATTATTTCTTACATATAAAACCCAGTTCATCTCTTATTTCAGTTTTCGTGTATTCGACCCATCTTTATTGAGATCTATGTTGCGTTATACAGTGCCTTTGATCCCTAATCAGGTGAGTTGGTGGGCAATTTCTGAATCTAATAGATATATGATTCTATATTTTCTAGGAATTGCTGCAAATGGTTTGTTTGCAATTGCAATGAAGTTTCCTAATATCTTGCTGATCTTGCATCTGATATTTAATCAGGCATGGCAAGAAAAAGTAATTCGTTTATATGGGATGGAAGGTAGTAGAGCATATTTTGACAATGTGATTGATAAATATCTAAAATTATTATTAGGGTTAACGGCACTCGCGATCGGATTTTCTAAACTCTTATTGCCGTTTATAGTAAACCAAAGTTATTTTGAGGTCGGGCAGTATTTACCTGTCTTTTATTATGCAGTTTGTTTTCAAGCATTGGGAAGCTTTTATGGAGGAGGATATCTGGCTGCAAAAAAAACGACTGGTGCATTTTATACAACTGTGATCGGCGCTTTGGTGAATATAACTTTAAATTTGATCTTAATTCCGTATTTAGGTTTGTTAGGTTGTGCGATCTCTCTATTAGTCGGAAATATAGTATTGTTTGTTGCTCGCTATTTCCATTCTCGATCTTTCTTTGAGATAACCTTTCCGATCAAAAGTTTATTTGTTAATTTAGTGTTTATCATTTTATTTGGAATTTGTTCGATTTCAGGCATGTTTTGGGTCCAGCTATTGAATGCATTTGGATGTGTTGTGTATTTTACATATTTGAATAGAAAGATGATCCATAGTGGCATTCGATTTGGATTGAGTCGAATGACTAAAGTTGCAGAGAATTGA